The Sulfurospirillum deleyianum DSM 6946 nucleotide sequence TTGCGGTTATTTTGGCCGATGACCTTTGTGACAATCAAGATGAAGATCCTGTGCTTAAACAGATGGTTGAAGTGTATGAAAAATACCGTTGTTGTGTCGTTGCCATTGAAGAAGTACCCAAAGAAGAGACCAATAAATACGGTGTGATTGATGGCAGAATCGTCGATGGAAATGAGTCGGTTTTACGTGTTTCTAACATGGTTGAAAAACCTGATCCTAAAGATGCCCCAACAAATCTAGCGATTATTGGACGTTATATTTTAACACCTGATATTTTTGAAGTCATTGAAAATACAAAGCCAGGCAAAGGCGGAGAAATTCAAATTACCGATGCTCTTTTAGAACTCGCTCGACAAGGCAAAGTGATCGCCTATAAATTCAATGGAAGACGTTTTGATTGTGGTTCTATTGAAGGATTTGTGGAAGCGACAAACTACTTTTACAACAAAGCAAACTAAGCAGATAAACCCTTTATTATCTTAGTTGAGATATAATCTTTCCAAAAAAATAACAGACAGGCGGAAAGATTATGTCCAATCAGGAAACGAAATATATATTTGTTACAGGTGGTGTTTTAAGCTCCCTTGGCAAGGGTATCGCAGCGGCTAGCATCTCTACTCTTTTAAAAAATGTTGGCTTTAAAGTCAGCATCCTCAAAGCTGATCCTTACATTAACGTTGATCCTGGTACCATGAGTCCTTTGGAGCATGGTGAGGTTTTTGTCACGGACGATGGCGCAGAAACCGACCTTGATTTGGGGCATTATGAGCGTTTCTTAGATGAAAATTTAACACAAGCCAATAACTTTACCACAGGACGTGTTTACTCTGCTGTTATTGAAAAAGAGCGACGTGGGGACTATTTGGGTAAAACCATTCAGGTGATTCCACATATCGTTGATGAGATTGCTAACCGTATTAAAGAGGCAGGTAAAGGTAAAGATATTTTAATCGTGGAAATTGGTGGAACCGTAGGTGACATCGAAGGGCTTCCCTTTTTAGAGGCGATTCGCTCTTTAAAAAGTGAAGTAGGTAAGCGAAGAGCGATGAATATTCACCTCACTTTAGTGCCTTTTATTAAAGCAGCGGGTGAGCTTAAAACCAAACCAACACAACACTCTGTTCAAGAGCTTCGTCGTATTGGTATTACACCTGATATGCTCATTTGCCGTTCTGAATACCCTCTTCCTAGAGAGTTACGCAATAAACTTGCTTTTTCATGCGGTGTTGAGCGAAATTCTGTCATTGAATGTTTGGATGCGACCACCATCTATCAAGTACCCCTTAACTTCTTAAAAGAAAATATTTTAACCCCGATTTCAGAAGCCTTAGATTTGGGCGTTTTAACCCCACATATGGATGATTGGGATGTGTTGGTGAAGCGTGTGATTGCGCCTCGTGATGAGCTTTTAATCGCCTTTGTGGGTAAATACATTGATTTAAAAGAGTCGTACAAATCATTAACAGAGTCTTTGATTCACGCAGGTGCACACCTCAATGCGAAAGTGAAAATTCGCTGGGTAGATTCTGAGGTCATTGAAGATAAAGGATGTGAGGATATTCTCTCTGAAGTGGATGGTATTTTGGTTGCAGGTGGCTTTGGTGAGCGTGGAGTCGTGGGTAAAATGCAAGCCATTCGTTATGCGAGAGAGCACAAAATCCCTTATCTTGGAATCTGCCTCGGAATGCAACTTGCGATGATTGAATTTGCACGTAACGTTTTACACATTGAAGATGCTAATTCGGCAGAATTTAATCCTACATGTAAAAATCCTATTATCTATTTGATTGACTCATTTATGGATGCGAGTGGTCAAAAACAACTGCGTACGTTCCAAAGTCCATTGGGTGGAACGATGCGTTTGGGTGGCTATGCGTGTGAAACGAAAGAGGGTTCTTTGCTTCGAGATGTTTATGCGGGTGAAAAGACAATCCGTGAGCGTCATCGTCATCGTTATGAAGCCAATCCTGCTTACCGTGAAGCGTTTGAAAAAGAGGGCTTGATCGTGAGTGGAGAGAGTGAGGGGTTGATTGAAGCGGTTGAACTTAAAGGGCATCCATGGTTTTTAGGGGTTCAGTTTCACCCTGAATTTACTTCACGTCTTACGAATCCAAATAAGACCATTTTAGCGTTTGCTAAAGCGGCGTTGATTCAACGTCAAAATGGCTAGGTTGCTGAGCAAAGAAGAGATTAGGCGGATTTTACAAAGTCGATTTGAAAATGATGATTGCACACGTTTAAATGAGATTCCAAAGCCCTCTTCTTTAAAAGATATTGCCAAAGCTTCTAAGCGCATTGTGCACGCCATGCAAAAGGGTGAGCGCATTGCGATTGTTGGGGATTATGATGTCGATGGTGTCATCTCCTCAGTTATCTTAAGCCAGTTTTTTGATGATTTACATGTAAATTATTCGTTAGTGATTCCCAATCGTTTTACGGATGGATACGGTCTTAATCCTGAGATTGTTGCCAAATTAGATGCTCAAGTGATTATCACCGTGGATAATGGCATTTCAGCGCTTGAAGCAGCCCAAATCTGTAAAGAACAAGGGATTGATCTGATTATTACGGATCATCACAATGTTCCAGAAGTTTTACCTGAAGCCTATGCGATTGTTAATCCTAAGCAAGAGGATTGTTGTTTTCCTCATTGTGAGATTTGTGGCGCGCAAGTAGCATGGTATTTGGTTGCGGCTTTGAAAGAAGAGTTGGGCATTGAGTATGACCTCTCCTCGTTTTTAGACTTGCTCTGCATTGCCATTATGGCGGATATGATGGAACTTGTGGGAATGAACCGTGTGATGGTCAAAAAAGGTATCATAGAGCTCAATCGCTCTAAACGCCCTGCTTTTGAGGCAATTAGGCAGTATTATGGCAAAGCTACTTTTGAGAGTGATGATATCTCTTTTTTAATCGCTCCACTGATTAATAGCTCTGGACGAATGGAAGATGCAAGGTTCTCTTATGAGTTTATTAAGTCCAAAAATGTCGATGAAGCACTCAAGCTTTTGGATTATATTGTCTCTTTAAATGAGGCGAGAAAAGAAGAAGAGCGTCTTTTATTTGAAGCCACGCTTCCTTTTGTCAGGGAGGATGAAAATATCATTGTGGTGTGGGGTGAAGAGTGGCATGAAGGCATTGTGGGGATTGTTGCTTCAAGGCTCTCCAAACGCTTCAAAAAACCTGCGATTGTTTTTTCGATTCGAGATGACAAGGCCAAAGGAAGCGCTAGAGGTGTTGGGGGTGTGAATATCTTGGAACTGATTCGGGCACAAGAGAAATTTTTAATTGGCTATGGTGGTCATAAGGGGGCAGCTGGTGTCTCCATTGAAGTGCATCATTTACCTTATTTCAAAGAGAAATTGGTGGAAGCAGCCAGTGTTTTAACGCAAGAGGAGTTAGAAGCCGATAATGACCTTTTGGGTGAAATTAGCGCAGATCAGATTGATTTTGAACTTTTGGAGATTTTGGAAAATCAAGAACCCTATGGGCAGAAAAATCCAAAACCAAGTTTTTTATTGCGTAATATTGGCGTGAAAGTTGATCGTCTTATTGGCAAAGAGGGACAACATTTAAAACTGATTTTGCAAGAAGGAAGTAATGCCCTTGAAGCACTTTTTTTCAATTACGATACCAAAGTGAAACAAGGCGATAAGGTTGATATCTTATTTACCCTCTCCCGCAATGATTATCGGGGTTTAGTAACGCCTCAGTTGATGATAAAACAAATCGTTAAGAAGCACTAAGGTGCTTCTTAAAACTCCCGTCCGTTAATTACAGGAACAAAAAGGCACTCTTCTAAAGGTTTAGAGATGAGACCTTCTTCTGTTTTTGTAAAGCGTGTAATAATCTGCTTTTGCCCTTTTTCAATAGGGGCGACTAAAATGCCTCCTATTTTGAGCTGTTCAAAAAGTTTAGCAGGAATATGTGGCGTTGAGGCTGAAAAAAGGATTCTATCGTAGGGAGCAAACTCTCTCCAACCATTCTGTCCATCATCAAAACGGGTATGAATGTTGGTAACACCTAAGGCTTTAAAGCGCTCTTTTGCCTCTTTTAAGAGTCTATCAATCCGCTCAATCGTAAACACACGACGAATGAGTTTACTTAAAATCAGTGCTTGATAACCACTTCCACATCCAATCTCCAAAACGCTATCTGCTCCTTTACATGTAAGTGCTTCTGTCATCTTAGCAACAGTAAGTGGGGAGCTAATCCATTGATTCGCAACTAATGGTAAAGCATCAAGTTTATAGGCGTGTAAACTCATGCCTTGTGGAACAAAAAGTTCACGTTCGCTTTGGCAAAAAGCATCATAGACATCACTACTGAGTGGAATTAATTTGGTAATTTCATCCGCCATCTTTTTATTTTTTTGAAAGCGTATTTTTTCTTTAAAATGAGCCGATTGAGGCATTCGTATCTAATCCTACATTAAGATATCGTCGCATTTTTTTGATGGTTTGAGTATCAAATCTCTGCATTAAAAGGCTTTTTCTATCATCGCTAAGGCTCTCACCAAAAGGAGAGATAATCGCACTGTTTTTTGCCATGGTTTCATCAGCGCTATTGGCACATACGACATAAGCTTGATTCGCAATAGCTAAGGCTTTGACAAGAATATTCAGATGTGCTTTACGCTCTTTTCCCCAATAAGCAGGAACAAGAATAATATCTGCTCCTTTAATCTGTTCCCATAAAGAAGGGAAGCGAAGTTCAAAGCAAATAAGTACAGCAATTTTTATTCCATTGAGGGAAATTAGCTCGATAGTCTCAGGCATTCCTGCTTGAAAATAGTGCTCTTCCTTACCCAGCGGAAAGAGTTTAACTTTGGAACGGGTATAGATGAGGGTGCCTTGATGAAAGAGTTTGAAGTTATTGACATAGTGTTCTTCTATTTTTTCAACAAGCGTGAGTCCTATGGTTTTACATGTAGAAAGTTCTGCTAAATAAGGCAGAATCGTGGCAGAAAAGTTTGCGGCAGCATCAAGATTGTCATAGGCGTAGGCACTTAAACAAAGCTCTGGTGCCAAAACGATACTTGTTTTAGGTGTTTGTAGGATGAGCTCTTTTAAGGTATCAAAATTTTCTTTAAAGGGGCGCCCTTCGTAGGCAAATTGTAGGGCGCAGAGCATGGGATTAGAAGTCATCAAAAGAGAGGCTTCCCTTACTGTAATTAGAGACATTACCTTCAAAAAAGTTTGTTTTTTGGTCATTAAATTTTGAAAAATCATCGACCCATTTAATTGGATGTGAGGCATTGTAGAGTTTATCGAATCCCACAGCGGTTAAACGGTCATCCACGAGATAGTGAATATATGTCTCTATAATATCATCGGTGAAGCCCATAATTTGATTTTGGGTAATGTATTTTCCCCACTCAATTTCCAAATCACCTGCTTTTTGGAACATCTCATAGACTTTGGCTTTAAGCGCATCGGTAAAGAGGTCTGGGCGCTCTTTCTTGGTGGTATTAATCATGTTTTGGAAGAGGAGCAAATGGGTGATTTCATCTCTTTGAATAAAACGAATCATTTGTGCACTCCCTAGCATTCTACCTGTACGTGCGAGGGCGTAAATAGCCGTAAATCCTGAGTAAAAATAAATTCCTTCTAAGATTTGGTTCGCAAACATTGCTAAAACCAGTTTTTCTTCAGTCACGTCCCCTGCAAGTTCTTCATAGACGCTGGAGATGTAGTCATTTTTACGACGCAAGACTTCATCGTGTTTTTCCATTTCATAAATCAAGTCGGTGTTATCACACATGGCTTCAACCATAACGGCATAGGATTTTGAATGGTTTGCCTCTTCATAGGCTTGACGTGAGAGACACGCATTAATTTCAGGCGCAGTGATATAGGGGTTAATATTGTCGGCTAGGTTATTGGTCTGAAAGCTGTCCATGCTAATGAGTTGAGACCATACAAGGTCATACATGCGTTTTTCTGCATCAGTAAGGTTTTTGTTGTAGTCAATGACATCTTTGGTGGTATCTACCTCTTTAGGAAACCAGGTATTGCCCTCCATCATATCCCACAGTTTAAGTGCCCATGTGTATTTGGCTTTAGTAAAGTTTAAAATTCCATGGGGATTCCCACCAAAGACTTTACGATCATTTAGGCTTTCATCAGAGTTTGGATTATAGATTTTTTTGCGGTCCACGACTGTTTCCTTGTATCATTTTTTGTTTTAAAATGGATTCTGCCAATGGCGTTGGCAAGCTTGAGTGCCATAGCGGCAAGTGCAGTCAAAAGAGCTCTGCTGGTTTGACGTGTGAGAAATTATTGTATCAAAAATTTCTTAATTCTATGGGGAGTAAAGGGGTTAGTTTGCTCATTTCAAACTGATTTTGTTGCTCTTTTGTAACGCCTAGAGTTTCGTTTACATGTAAATATTTTTGGAGATAATAGATTCCTTGATACCCTTTTACATGTAAATCTTCAATAATGGCATTGATGTCATTTTCACTCAATAAATCACTGTGCAGAGTAGTTCGTGCTTCAAAAGGAAAATGGCTTTGAATCAGGTAGTGCAAACTCTCTTCAAAAACCTCAAAATGTGGATGGTGCGTAATGCGAGTATAGTGCTTTTTGGGCGCCTTATAATCGAGGGCAATGTAATCAACTAAAGTTCTCTCAATGAGACGTTTGAGTAATGCAGGGTTGGTGCCATTTGTATCAATTTTAATTTTATATCCGAGTCGCTTAATCGCTTCACAAAAGCTTTCAAGATGAGGATAAAGTGTACACTCACCACCGCTTAATACAACACCTTCTAAGCGGTCTTTACGACTTTCTAGAAATTCGAGTGCCGAGGCAAGGCTGATTTCACCCTTGCCTCGTACAATTTGAGGATTGTAGCAATAAGGACATGCCATATTGCACTTTGCAAACCAAAAAATAGACGCTAGATGATCGGGAAAATCAAGCGTTGTAAATTTGGTAATGCTGTGGATTGCCTTATCGGCAAGAACATTTTTCAACAAATTGGACACGCTCTTTGTGTTCACCTGTTTTACCTACGTTAAAACTTTCCACTGGTCTGTGGTATCCCATAACACGGGTGTAAACGATACATTTTGTACGTTTCTCTTTTAACTGTTCCAAAATCTCTGCTTGACTCATGAGGCTTCTCCTTTTTTAAATTGTTCAATCAATTCTTCATCGCATTTAGGGCAAAATTCGTGCTCACCACTGATGTAGCCATGTTTTTCACAGACTGAAAACACAGGTGTGATCGTAAGGTATGGCATACGATAGTTCGTGATGACATTTTTGACTAACTTTTTGCACGCTTCAAATGAGCTAATTCGCTCTTTCATATAAAGATGCAGTACCGTTCCTCCTGTGTAAGAACATTGGAGGTCATCTTGTAAATCTAAGGCTTCAAAAGGGTCATCTGTAAAATTAGCAGGTAGTTGTGAAGAGTTGGTATAATAGACATTCTTGCCCGAACCTGCTTGAATAATCTCAGGATAACGCTTGTTATCTTCTTTTGCAAAACGATACGTCGTTCCCTCCGCTGGTGTTGCTTCAAGATTATAAAGGTTACCTGTCTCTTCTTGATACGCGACCATTTTATTGCGCATAAATTCTAAGATTTCATGAGCAAATTCCATTCCATATTCATCCGCAATATTATGTTTATCATCGGTAAAATTACGAATCATCTCATTGATTCCGTTAACCCCAATGGTTGAAAAATGGCTGTTAAATCCAGGTAGGTAACGTGCGGTGTAAGGATAAAGTCCACGGTTGTACATCTCTTGTACAAATACACGTTTCTTCTCTAACGTCGACTTTGCTAAATCCATGAGGTATTCAAATTGTTCCATCAATTCTTTTTTATTACCTTTGTATAAATACCCAAGGCGTGCCATATTGAGTGTCACAACACCAATACTTCCCGTCATTTCAGCACTTCCAAAAAGTCCACCACCACGTTTTAAAAGCTCTCTTAGATCAAGCTGTAAACGACAACACATGCTTCTAACATGTCCTGGTTTATAGGCTTTTGGATTCTCCACCAATTTCCCCTCGGCATCTCTCACATATTGGCTTCCAATAAAGTTTTGAAAATAAGAGGAGCCAATTTTTGCAGTGTTTTCAAACAATAAATCGGTATTTTCTCCATCCCAATCAAAATCTTCAGTAATGTTAACCGTAGGAATTGGGAATGTAAAAGGTTGCCCCGTTTTATCACCCTCGGTCATCACTTCATAGTAAGCTTTGTTGATAAGATTCATCTCTGGTTGAAAGTGTTTGTATGTCATTGCTTCAAGTGAATGAATACCTCGTTTTTGTGCTTCTTCTAAAAGCTCCGCATCGTTGATGCCTTTAAAAAGATGGCGTTGACTTGATGTTGGAATCTGGTCAGCCAAGTCGTTAGGAACCGTCCAATCAATCGTAATATTGGTAAAAGGACTTTGTCCCCAGCGTGCAGGAACGTTAAGATTATAAATAAAACTTCGAATGGCCTTTTTAATCTCTTTGTAGGAGATTTTATCTTTAAAAACGTAAGGTGCTAGGTAGGTATCAAATGAGCTAAACGCTTGAGCTCCCGCCCATTCACTTTGTAAAATACCTAAAAAGTTTGCCATCTGACCAAGGGCTTCACGAAAGTGTTGGGGAGGACGACTCTCTACACGACCACGAACGCCATTAAAGCCTTCATCTAAAAGGACACGCAAACTCCATCCGGCACAATAAGCAGTTAAACAGTCCAAATCGTGAATATGGTAATCCCCATTTCGGTGTGCCAACCCCTCTTCTTTGGAGTAAATTTTATCGAGCCAGTAGTTAGCGATGACTTTTCCTGCCGTATTGTTCACTAAACCTGCATTGGAGTAGCCTGTGTTTGAGT carries:
- the galU gene encoding UTP--glucose-1-phosphate uridylyltransferase GalU; the encoded protein is MSSISKYNKINNLKSVKKCLFPAAGYGTRFLPATKAMPKEMLPVLTKPLIQYGVEEAVSAGIDTMAIVTGRGKRAIEDHFDVSYELEHQIRGTSKESYLTEIRNLIDNCTFSYTRQIEMKGLGHAILTGKTLIGDEPFAVILADDLCDNQDEDPVLKQMVEVYEKYRCCVVAIEEVPKEETNKYGVIDGRIVDGNESVLRVSNMVEKPDPKDAPTNLAIIGRYILTPDIFEVIENTKPGKGGEIQITDALLELARQGKVIAYKFNGRRFDCGSIEGFVEATNYFYNKAN
- a CDS encoding CTP synthase is translated as MSNQETKYIFVTGGVLSSLGKGIAAASISTLLKNVGFKVSILKADPYINVDPGTMSPLEHGEVFVTDDGAETDLDLGHYERFLDENLTQANNFTTGRVYSAVIEKERRGDYLGKTIQVIPHIVDEIANRIKEAGKGKDILIVEIGGTVGDIEGLPFLEAIRSLKSEVGKRRAMNIHLTLVPFIKAAGELKTKPTQHSVQELRRIGITPDMLICRSEYPLPRELRNKLAFSCGVERNSVIECLDATTIYQVPLNFLKENILTPISEALDLGVLTPHMDDWDVLVKRVIAPRDELLIAFVGKYIDLKESYKSLTESLIHAGAHLNAKVKIRWVDSEVIEDKGCEDILSEVDGILVAGGFGERGVVGKMQAIRYAREHKIPYLGICLGMQLAMIEFARNVLHIEDANSAEFNPTCKNPIIYLIDSFMDASGQKQLRTFQSPLGGTMRLGGYACETKEGSLLRDVYAGEKTIRERHRHRYEANPAYREAFEKEGLIVSGESEGLIEAVELKGHPWFLGVQFHPEFTSRLTNPNKTILAFAKAALIQRQNG
- the recJ gene encoding single-stranded-DNA-specific exonuclease RecJ, giving the protein MARLLSKEEIRRILQSRFENDDCTRLNEIPKPSSLKDIAKASKRIVHAMQKGERIAIVGDYDVDGVISSVILSQFFDDLHVNYSLVIPNRFTDGYGLNPEIVAKLDAQVIITVDNGISALEAAQICKEQGIDLIITDHHNVPEVLPEAYAIVNPKQEDCCFPHCEICGAQVAWYLVAALKEELGIEYDLSSFLDLLCIAIMADMMELVGMNRVMVKKGIIELNRSKRPAFEAIRQYYGKATFESDDISFLIAPLINSSGRMEDARFSYEFIKSKNVDEALKLLDYIVSLNEARKEEERLLFEATLPFVREDENIIVVWGEEWHEGIVGIVASRLSKRFKKPAIVFSIRDDKAKGSARGVGGVNILELIRAQEKFLIGYGGHKGAAGVSIEVHHLPYFKEKLVEAASVLTQEELEADNDLLGEISADQIDFELLEILENQEPYGQKNPKPSFLLRNIGVKVDRLIGKEGQHLKLILQEGSNALEALFFNYDTKVKQGDKVDILFTLSRNDYRGLVTPQLMIKQIVKKH
- a CDS encoding protein-L-isoaspartate(D-aspartate) O-methyltransferase — translated: MPQSAHFKEKIRFQKNKKMADEITKLIPLSSDVYDAFCQSERELFVPQGMSLHAYKLDALPLVANQWISSPLTVAKMTEALTCKGADSVLEIGCGSGYQALILSKLIRRVFTIERIDRLLKEAKERFKALGVTNIHTRFDDGQNGWREFAPYDRILFSASTPHIPAKLFEQLKIGGILVAPIEKGQKQIITRFTKTEEGLISKPLEECLFVPVINGREF
- a CDS encoding carbon-nitrogen hydrolase family protein yields the protein MTSNPMLCALQFAYEGRPFKENFDTLKELILQTPKTSIVLAPELCLSAYAYDNLDAAANFSATILPYLAELSTCKTIGLTLVEKIEEHYVNNFKLFHQGTLIYTRSKVKLFPLGKEEHYFQAGMPETIELISLNGIKIAVLICFELRFPSLWEQIKGADIILVPAYWGKERKAHLNILVKALAIANQAYVVCANSADETMAKNSAIISPFGESLSDDRKSLLMQRFDTQTIKKMRRYLNVGLDTNASIGSF
- a CDS encoding ribonucleotide-diphosphate reductase subunit beta — translated: MDRKKIYNPNSDESLNDRKVFGGNPHGILNFTKAKYTWALKLWDMMEGNTWFPKEVDTTKDVIDYNKNLTDAEKRMYDLVWSQLISMDSFQTNNLADNINPYITAPEINACLSRQAYEEANHSKSYAVMVEAMCDNTDLIYEMEKHDEVLRRKNDYISSVYEELAGDVTEEKLVLAMFANQILEGIYFYSGFTAIYALARTGRMLGSAQMIRFIQRDEITHLLLFQNMINTTKKERPDLFTDALKAKVYEMFQKAGDLEIEWGKYITQNQIMGFTDDIIETYIHYLVDDRLTAVGFDKLYNASHPIKWVDDFSKFNDQKTNFFEGNVSNYSKGSLSFDDF
- a CDS encoding anaerobic ribonucleoside-triphosphate reductase activating protein encodes the protein MSNLLKNVLADKAIHSITKFTTLDFPDHLASIFWFAKCNMACPYCYNPQIVRGKGEISLASALEFLESRKDRLEGVVLSGGECTLYPHLESFCEAIKRLGYKIKIDTNGTNPALLKRLIERTLVDYIALDYKAPKKHYTRITHHPHFEVFEESLHYLIQSHFPFEARTTLHSDLLSENDINAIIEDLHVKGYQGIYYLQKYLHVNETLGVTKEQQNQFEMSKLTPLLPIELRNF
- the nrdD gene encoding anaerobic ribonucleoside-triphosphate reductase, translated to MSQAEILEQLKEKRTKCIVYTRVMGYHRPVESFNVGKTGEHKERVQFVEKCSCR
- a CDS encoding ribonucleoside triphosphate reductase; protein product: MLTKVLKRDGTTEEFQPYKIEDAIKKAFKSEGVMYDESIYTEILKRIEKKRVAAVEDFQDMIEQELYKARYFDVMRSFILYRHTHKMQREHIYGLSEDTTYINSTQTIEEYIGKSDWRIKANSNTGYSNAGLVNNTAGKVIANYWLDKIYSKEEGLAHRNGDYHIHDLDCLTAYCAGWSLRVLLDEGFNGVRGRVESRPPQHFREALGQMANFLGILQSEWAGAQAFSSFDTYLAPYVFKDKISYKEIKKAIRSFIYNLNVPARWGQSPFTNITIDWTVPNDLADQIPTSSQRHLFKGINDAELLEEAQKRGIHSLEAMTYKHFQPEMNLINKAYYEVMTEGDKTGQPFTFPIPTVNITEDFDWDGENTDLLFENTAKIGSSYFQNFIGSQYVRDAEGKLVENPKAYKPGHVRSMCCRLQLDLRELLKRGGGLFGSAEMTGSIGVVTLNMARLGYLYKGNKKELMEQFEYLMDLAKSTLEKKRVFVQEMYNRGLYPYTARYLPGFNSHFSTIGVNGINEMIRNFTDDKHNIADEYGMEFAHEILEFMRNKMVAYQEETGNLYNLEATPAEGTTYRFAKEDNKRYPEIIQAGSGKNVYYTNSSQLPANFTDDPFEALDLQDDLQCSYTGGTVLHLYMKERISSFEACKKLVKNVITNYRMPYLTITPVFSVCEKHGYISGEHEFCPKCDEELIEQFKKGEAS